ATGAGTCATTActcatttcaattttcaaacgtGAGAGATTCGAACGTAAAACCTTTACAGAATATTTGGCATTTCGCCTGAATTAAAAATCCTAACGACGATAATTGTGCTACATAGAAGTCCAAAGATCCAGACATTCTTTGACATTTCAAATCGGGTCACGACACGTTAGACGATTTTAGGCTAATAGACCCACAGGCccagtgtgtatatataatacaataggtaagtatatattcAAACTCGTACGGCGCGAGAAAACCAAAAACAGTCATACACACCCTCTCcccaattaataaattacaactaGTTATTAGTAAATCGTTTAACGAAGCATAGTGCCGTCGAGATCAATATCAATGATGGTTTAATGATCAATCTATAAGACctaaccaatataataatgtaccttcatgatttttttactGCGAAAAATGAATAGTACCTaggtattatgataaaattgagTCGATTGATTTAgaattgttattatgatatttacacAGGTATTCTAATAACGTTTGTACCCCGCACCCTACTCACTTAAATAACTCTATAGGTGGTCTGAGTATCGGAGTATGCGTCTTAAGTAATAGACTATAATTGGGCGCCATATACTGatgtatttttactgtttgttTTTGTCGCGCCGAAGGAGACGTTGGGGGAGAACTATTCCGAGGACAACCCGTACCGAATATTGGTGGACAAATACGAGGCGCTGTTGAAGATCCAACAGAAGCACAACGCGTTCACGCCGATGGTGCCGTCGACCAAcgtcaacaacaacaacaccgTCGGCAACAAGGACGGCCAGAATCGGGGCATATCGCTGCACGAGGAGCTGCAGATGTCCGGGCAGTTCTCGTCGTTTAATGGCAACGCGTCGGATAGCGACGACAGCAGCGACGACGAAGGCCTGCCGAACAACGGGCGGGCGGCACCCGGATCGGGAACCATCGGCGGCGGTGGGACCCAGTGCAAGTATTCCGAGACCGAGACGACGTCGTCGTCGGGCTTCTCGGACGAGACGAGCAACAAGTGCACGCAAACCGAAACGTTCTTCACCGGTTCGTTCCTGTGCACCATTTCGGACGGCGATGACTGCCGGTTCAGCATCTACGACGACGCTAGCCCGGTGGAGAGCCGGTTCCGGAAGACGCCCGAGTACCGTCAACTGTTCCGCGAGATATTCGCCGTGCTCAAACGGGCGGCTGAGGCCAAGGACGAGGGCGAGAGACTGCCGCTGCTCCAGGACGACGACCGCGGCTACGAGGGCGAAGACGTCGACGACGCCACTGACACTCCGACCTGCGGCCGTTCGTCCGCGTCGGCGACCGGGACACCGCGAGTGCCGCCGGCCACACCGGCCTGCGAGCACAACCCGTTAATGTCGACCATAGAATCGGAGACGGTCGAACGGCGTCCGACCACGCCACCACCGCAACCACCATCACAGCAACGGCAACAGTTGGACGACCAACAACGACCGCAACAGCAGCGAGCCGAGCAACAGCCACAACCGGCTGCAGTGGACgaacagcaacagcaacagcagcaggaGCCACGCCGTCGCCGCCGGGACATCATCGAGGAGTTTGCGTCCATAGTCAAGCACAAGAAACACGTCCGGCACCGCAAGCCGGCCACTGCTAATCAACAGTCCAAGGACATTAGCCATCTGGTGGACTTCAAGTGGACCGACCAGGTGACGCGCCGGCAGCCCAGGAGCGGCAGTGGCGACAGGCCACCGTCGTCGCACAGGGCCACGTGGTGCGCCGTCCCTAATGATGGCGCGGAAGCGTCGCCCGCCGTGGCCCAACCGTACGCCAGCACTGCGTCTCAGGAAGTGGCTAAGCTCAAGATGCTGGACAAGTCGTACGCCGAGGTGTTAAGAAGGAGGAAAGTGCTACCGTCTACGTCCAACAGGCCGCAATCGCATTACCAACATTAACGAGATCGTATGTTATGATTACGATCCTCCGCTAATATGGGTTATGATTACTTGTTAATTctacgtatttaaaattgttttttcaaatcctttattcctataatattattagcccGTCGCGGGgttgaacaaaaatttaaaaaaaaaaacaaattaagattaataaaaGTCTCCCAATGATTTGTGATCCTGTGGGATTTTGATTGCtcccattattaatattattatttaaactccttttttattattattattattaatgttgataATTCACTATCAAGGTATCTTAATTTAGTaactatatgtacctattatatagtattagcgTACCTCTACTGAGTTTGTTTCCACCGTtggtttttttgtattcataatattaataacgatattttatacttataagttataacgttttttatttttgagacaaaaattaagttatattattatattgtgatgcATGCGTCATATGAAAgagatttgtttttttggtaatatttatttacttaatagaactttgataaaataatgtttaatattgttttttaaattatctttaaaatgagaactattattattgtgtgtacaTAAATAAGTTTGAAAAGAAAAGTGaacatatttgttttgaacgctcatttcagtttttattcaACAAACCTTTTTTACACTTCGACCGTGCAACATAATCCTttgaagatattaaaataaattaaatacacgcAGTGGCGGAtttaggggggggggggtgctTGGGAGCTGAAACACCCGCCGTTCcgcgtatttttattaaaaattactaataatttgccaatttaaaaaaataatatatgttaaattgtttataatttttaaattgcttaattatgtttaagtaccaaattatacataataagtactttaggattattattattaacaaaatagcaACCACTATGAAAATCCTAGATCCGCCACTGAGTACACAGTAGTCTCTAATcccaaattatttgaatttgttcGGCATTAAACATGATACAATATGTTTCGCACATGAcgcaatttaaacaatattgaagtgctaataaaaattaaaatttgcgtacattaaaaatataatatatgtaggtatattataaatatgcacGAAAAACTAAGTAGAGAGtgaaaacatgaaataaaatgaaaagtaaaattaatattgaaacgaTAATTAATTTCAGAGAGTTGGTTTGCTTTGTCGTTCatctatttaattagtaattacatttacaaaatacatagatattatatttatatatatataatacctacatacctatcatattttaattgtttaatggtTATGTAAACTTACCCATgcatatagccatataggtattaatttaaacgcaaaaaatataatttaatatttaaccttCTTACTATATCTAAGTgcataatgtaggtatatcgAAACATACTTAGGGAGGATAAGTAGAGAGGGTGGTAATTCGTAAAGGGATatgtttgtgtttttatatacaaattattattaatactagaattattatattttatcacttaTGATtcgaacttattttttaatcataaaataacattttttgctACTTATACCTGTTAATTgaacattgaattttttatacttaattatttctatacgtttcatcattgttataaatactagtatttataaatataatcaatggttCTATTTCTATGTTAAACATTGAAAACTATtccttatttaaatgtaataagtaactttttatttttatttattgacaattttttcatattcaatcataaatcataatacatattttttttatttttaaacattgacATTTAAAGAAGAGGGAggctgataaattaataagatgtATAGAATAAGGATtctaaataggtacatttttcgagtaataaaattgaaataattaaagatgTTAAAGTACGCGGCGTTATCAGTTCGCAAATATCACGACAATCTTTTACCACAGTACCACAAACACCAAGTAATCAGTCACAAGTGGTTTtccatttaattcaaaatgatCACATTATCacagtagtataatatataatacaccatAACAATAACTGCAtaagcaattaatatttagtaaattataggAAATATTTCACTAATACAATGCAATGCACGTAGCCACGTAGGTAGGTACGTCAAGCTACACGCTATAGTTATTtagctaataatattgtaactataGTAACTATAATAGTGCAGAAtagctaaaattatttaatttaaagatttaaacaTCTATCAACTGTGCCAATAGGCCATAGGGTTATCCACTAAAAAGTAACTAATGACATAATGCGATTATTCCTGCAacgtttaacatttatttaacttggattttatatttttacagacttgtaaaaaatatttaccttcatcctacatattatgtaaatgaaataaaaaaagtgacGATAATTGACAATAACATTTCATATATTTGACACACACGttagttattaattgattattctaaaaattgatgtacatattattacctaacCTGTAACAGCTATTTAGTTTAACTTAAAGGTTACAAATGTAGGTTCCAACATAAGGTATAGTTACACTATATacacttaataaatttacacagtatttgtatagactatagagatGTAAGAATCATTTATGTAGATTcctatatcttatattaaattttcaagactTTTAACAACTTTCtacaattatagataaaaaattgaaaatttgtcatGCTTATAAATAGCACaaagttaagaaaaaaatgttatcatataatgaaaatgataatataaacatttcaagTATCTACGAATATTCGTTTTGGAGCtagatatacaaaaaaaaaaaatcgattttgtcgaaaatttaatttttttaaaaattcccgtttgcttaaattgttttatttttaactcttcAACGTACCAATTAGATCCAATTTTATGCCAGAAATCACtctcatttttgaaaatcaaaacatttttactaccCTCAAGTGTTAACCAGGAGGAGGCCACGGCTCCCGGGCCCACGAGAAATAGagatgtacaaaaaaaataatcataatcttatattttgtcaaattgataaaataacttttacaaattaaaaattatattattaatatttttatcaactaaataaattaattattaaacttcgcctaatttgtgtataatattattaagacctGAAATCTATGGTAATTGATAAATGTTACAACtgttataagatattataagatataactaGAGACCGGTTTTATATACGCctaaaaccttaaaaataagttgtttttataatttgttgtttcattaaaataatcttgtAGATTCATAAGtattctttttgaaaaatataatatttgaaaaatgtattaaatactgaaagaacaaataaaaataacagtttataaaaattttaagatagttaaattaatcttaatctttaaacaaatatttacagtCATATTTAATCTATAGGTACTATGGTTATATAACCTAACCAGCATATACTGGTATATAtcgtttacttatattttacatgtatGACTATAGCAcagttatatatctatatatatctaaaattcataactattaattctaaaaacaatcataataacacgttttaaataataaaaataaaaacttattttttgttaagggTAGAAACTAACGgaggtcaaaaatatttttgcattttttttataaattatttcattttctaaatgtaaatttaaaattctcaaatgatattattatcagaaaagatatttttaaatctattgacTTTGgactatcaaaaaattaactttcctaaaaacaagaaaaaatgtttttaaatatactaaatacatgACTTAATGTTGtaaatgttgtaataatacaactattgACTAGCTACTGTATAAGACAgatgaaaactaataaattaaaaaaactgtagttttatttttattattgagtttttattttaattttaataaaaaaaattggccaCAAACAAGTATAATTCAGGTGTTACCAGTTACcacctaatatttataaaatatattacgtgtTATATGGCACAAATCTTACTTTACAGTTATacctattttgtatattttccacaatcaatttaaagaaatcattaaatgttgttaaaatGTGAATCCTAACTAACTTAAATCGATTGCGGTCatagttaaattttgtattcaggagattcaatattgtaaaattgccAATTggctttaattaatatatgcgTGTGGCATGTTATAtaagacaataaaataaccgGCAACgccattttaaactttttcattattctttatgtgaattatattatattatccttaATATCCTACACAAGCTCTTAAGAATTTGTATTACGTCAACATTGGtcgtttcattataaatataaaaaggtatTAATAGGGCTGACCGGTTACTAAAATatcgagtaaaaaataataatttttttttggatctaataagtaatagtattctataaaagtaacttaaaaatgtgtaaagcCACGTACCTAATTACTAAGGAACggatttaaatgcaaattgcattttttccaaaaacattACTGTCCGAGCTCAAAGTTCATTTCATACATcaaggaattaaaaaatataacttttatttagaatttttttatgtttttaagtcatttttataCAGGAATGGattaaattcgataaaaattaagcAGCACCTAATTATACAGTGCTATTATGAAACACAAGGTAAAAGTACATAGTGGGGTGAAACAGACAGTGCAGTTTGAAaggctattaaaaaaaaactacgcaACTttcagaaattatatttatttaattttcttcagTACATCATGCCGTTTATGtatcaagttttaaaaatgacatCAGAAAGATAATGACCGCCAGCAGGTTAGGGGATGAAGGCGATTTTTGAAGTTTTCGGCCGCATTTTGGCACATTTTGACTGGTATAATGGTTACAGCACCAATTTCCTTCCTAATTCAGTCTTTGAGATCTTCCAAGGTGTGAGGCCGATGTTTAAAAACCTTTTCTTTCAGGTAGCCCCAAAAGCAAAATCACAAATGCTCACATTCGGTGAGCGTGCGGGTTACCCCACAGAAACGaccattttcaaaaaacatacGGACAGCTCCATTGGTCACTAGACCAAACCATGGTAATGAATGATAACAGTAATACATTATAGCATGCCCGACGAAATGAGACCATCATAATGGCGCTGTACCCACCACACGGGAAGTACCAACCTTTCAAAACTGCATCACTGTTTAATTTGCCCCTCCTGTATAACGAATGTATCTATCTAAATTGTACATtcattttttggaaataatacATGTAAAAAGAAGGTAGGAGaactagaaaataatttatacctaagaataaaaatttatataattaaacaaatttttcaatgttaaaaataattttaagagcattttttaaagacattttcattataagtgcattaaatcgtattttttaaaggaatctttttggttttttagaGCATATAAATCCGTTCCTtactaaatacctattaatacccaatttaatcattatttcacATTACATTCCACGATCGCATACAATTGTAAGCCAtctttttatgtacctataaaaccaataagtaataataataataatcaattcttaaaaattactattaaaccTTGAATTTTTAGCTCTTGCATCCTTACATTTGATATACCACTTGTGACCACTGACAGTTATTGTGTCTACATACATTGTTTTCAAGCGCTTATTATTCAAATCTTTTAGTCCACTGCGGGCTGAgctatttaattactttatttatttcatatatttattaatatacctcCATACTCTAATTATGTATTTCTGTCTAGTGTCTACTCACACTAGATGATCAACTTAggatttaaacattaaacacttTAAACTACCACACTTAGCACAATAGCACATTTCAATAGTTATGGACTTGTgagaaatagtaaataattgttagcGGAAATGTTCACAACACAAATGATTAACACACTAAATAATGCATGAAAATagcattttgttattttgtattttataactaatatgatacaatatatttatcatagttaattactaataattctACTATAGTAGACAATAGTAGTACTTAGTAAATAATGTCATACCTATTGGATAGGTTAATCCAATCCATagacattattttgtatttgcaacaagaataaaatcttattggcttttaacttttaaattacccAGAAATcacacaaaattgaaaaactagCTATTCTAAATTTCTTCACGAggaatttttatcttttttcaattgacatacaattttcaaaatataaatacttaaataaatttaaaattcagaatataaattataatctaggATTTGATAAACCAGCTATTAATGGGCAGTAATTGTGTTTGTTATTTCATGTTGAAAAGGTGTACTTACTACCTAACTACCCttaatgaaatatgtttaGGATTTGACTGAGcaacaaaattatactattgctTATTGTACAACCAAAAAATGTCAAACAGTACAAGTGcaaaatgactataatatttaattatatttaacaattaaaataaataaatatcatatttattaaaaaaaaaaaaatgcaattcatctaataaatgtattttattactcactcattaaatgtatcttaaaacatacatatttttataaaaatacataagaaacatttattttacaaacaattatattattacacaaaaaatgttagtttaaCATGTAATCTCTTtctcataaattttaaattctaagactgatttttaaaaatcaaacaattaattttttttatcctattgattgaagttattattaaaaacttaataaaaaaaattgaataaatattttaacttaactaaTAATCCATATGCttgatatttgtatatgtataaacattttacaatgcCATATAGGCTAACATTTACCCTAAGGTAATacagtcataatttaaaaaaaccaattagTGTACATTTGtcattacaaacaaaaatattaattatttatgtactaaATCTTGAGTATCTCAAATCCTCAACTTTTggataatcaataaatagttatctatacttaaatggctaataaaaaagtattactcccaaaacataatttatttgaaaattttatattttattgtgttttgagtaagtattaatcattttatttaaaatgaatataattttattttatatttgcatttatGTGAAAagtgaattataaattgttgatcAAAAAATATGGTACATGAATCTAGTAAAATgtcatacattaattttaggataaataataatttatttattaaacaatgcaGTATGTACGGCATCTATGTCATAAGTGACATACGCTGATGGTTTATACAAATCAGCACCACGTGTAGGCATTCTACGActtgttctaaaaaaaaatataatttaatgtcaatGT
This sequence is a window from Rhopalosiphum maidis isolate BTI-1 chromosome 1, ASM367621v3, whole genome shotgun sequence. Protein-coding genes within it:
- the LOC113560618 gene encoding uncharacterized protein LOC113560618 isoform X3, with product MEHNDYINDGYTCFYCHTSYEKDLQLAAELGKTLLERNKELETNLRQQQNVVEDRNQEIEYLTKQTAALREVNDSRLRIYEQLEISIQDLERNNQRLVQENINDKKHIKSLYDTIESLESRCEDLQHLVDDMGHLKKDDSVVSEGSGSGGAVIEDQDEYAKLASQLEHAKNLRVKEQRKVSELEQNVSLLIQENTSLEEKVSVMQQKDEELKTLQDQIVYLEEIRQGNLCRRCQRSTDPNLFDEYSVYDDDDDTDDISAIGSYVETHKHEVLQQLQETLGENYSEDNPYRILVDKYEALLKIQQKHNAFTPMVPSTNVNNNNTVGNKDGQNRGISLHEELQMSGQFSSFNGNASDSDDSSDDEGLPNNGRAAPGSGTIGGGGTQCKYSETETTSSSGFSDETSNKCTQTETFFTGSFLCTISDGDDCRFSIYDDASPVESRFRKTPEYRQLFREIFAVLKRAAEAKDEGERLPLLQDDDRGYEGEDVDDATDTPTCGRSSASATGTPRVPPATPACEHNPLMSTIESETVERRPTTPPPQPPSQQRQQLDDQQRPQQQRAEQQPQPAAVDEQQQQQQQEPRRRRRDIIEEFASIVKHKKHVRHRKPATANQQSKDISHLVDFKWTDQVTRRQPRSGSGDRPPSSHRATWCAVPNDGAEASPAVAQPYASTASQEVAKLKMLDKSYAEVLRRRKVLPSTSNRPQSHYQH
- the LOC113560618 gene encoding uncharacterized protein LOC113560618 isoform X2, with the translated sequence MATFKELTAEWACITNNGNSHCSFADLQLAAELGKTLLERNKELETNLRQQQNVVEDRNQEIEYLTKQTAALREVNDSRLRIYEQLEISIQDLERNNQRLVQENINDKKHIKSLYDTIESLESRCEDLQHLVDDMGHLKKDDSVVSEGSGSGGAVIEDQDEYAKLASQLEHAKNLRVKEQRKVSELEQNVSLLIQENTSLEEKVSVMQQKDEELKTLQDQIVYLEEIRQGNLCRRCQRSTDPNLFDEYSVYDDDDDTDDISAIGSYVETHKHEVLQQLQETLGENYSEDNPYRILVDKYEALLKIQQKHNAFTPMVPSTNVNNNNTVGNKDGQNRGISLHEELQMSGQFSSFNGNASDSDDSSDDEGLPNNGRAAPGSGTIGGGGTQCKYSETETTSSSGFSDETSNKCTQTETFFTGSFLCTISDGDDCRFSIYDDASPVESRFRKTPEYRQLFREIFAVLKRAAEAKDEGERLPLLQDDDRGYEGEDVDDATDTPTCGRSSASATGTPRVPPATPACEHNPLMSTIESETVERRPTTPPPQPPSQQRQQLDDQQRPQQQRAEQQPQPAAVDEQQQQQQQEPRRRRRDIIEEFASIVKHKKHVRHRKPATANQQSKDISHLVDFKWTDQVTRRQPRSGSGDRPPSSHRATWCAVPNDGAEASPAVAQPYASTASQEVAKLKMLDKSYAEVLRRRKVLPSTSNRPQSHYQH
- the LOC113560618 gene encoding uncharacterized protein LOC113560618 isoform X1, encoding MDKNITPTSDLASLDCWDYTIELECLRGPQDLQLAAELGKTLLERNKELETNLRQQQNVVEDRNQEIEYLTKQTAALREVNDSRLRIYEQLEISIQDLERNNQRLVQENINDKKHIKSLYDTIESLESRCEDLQHLVDDMGHLKKDDSVVSEGSGSGGAVIEDQDEYAKLASQLEHAKNLRVKEQRKVSELEQNVSLLIQENTSLEEKVSVMQQKDEELKTLQDQIVYLEEIRQGNLCRRCQRSTDPNLFDEYSVYDDDDDTDDISAIGSYVETHKHEVLQQLQETLGENYSEDNPYRILVDKYEALLKIQQKHNAFTPMVPSTNVNNNNTVGNKDGQNRGISLHEELQMSGQFSSFNGNASDSDDSSDDEGLPNNGRAAPGSGTIGGGGTQCKYSETETTSSSGFSDETSNKCTQTETFFTGSFLCTISDGDDCRFSIYDDASPVESRFRKTPEYRQLFREIFAVLKRAAEAKDEGERLPLLQDDDRGYEGEDVDDATDTPTCGRSSASATGTPRVPPATPACEHNPLMSTIESETVERRPTTPPPQPPSQQRQQLDDQQRPQQQRAEQQPQPAAVDEQQQQQQQEPRRRRRDIIEEFASIVKHKKHVRHRKPATANQQSKDISHLVDFKWTDQVTRRQPRSGSGDRPPSSHRATWCAVPNDGAEASPAVAQPYASTASQEVAKLKMLDKSYAEVLRRRKVLPSTSNRPQSHYQH
- the LOC113560618 gene encoding uncharacterized protein LOC113560618 isoform X4, producing MQRVRHRCLSMEFEDSFCVLNDLQLAAELGKTLLERNKELETNLRQQQNVVEDRNQEIEYLTKQTAALREVNDSRLRIYEQLEISIQDLERNNQRLVQENINDKKHIKSLYDTIESLESRCEDLQHLVDDMGHLKKDDSVVSEGSGSGGAVIEDQDEYAKLASQLEHAKNLRVKEQRKVSELEQNVSLLIQENTSLEEKVSVMQQKDEELKTLQDQIVYLEEIRQGNLCRRCQRSTDPNLFDEYSVYDDDDDTDDISAIGSYVETHKHEVLQQLQETLGENYSEDNPYRILVDKYEALLKIQQKHNAFTPMVPSTNVNNNNTVGNKDGQNRGISLHEELQMSGQFSSFNGNASDSDDSSDDEGLPNNGRAAPGSGTIGGGGTQCKYSETETTSSSGFSDETSNKCTQTETFFTGSFLCTISDGDDCRFSIYDDASPVESRFRKTPEYRQLFREIFAVLKRAAEAKDEGERLPLLQDDDRGYEGEDVDDATDTPTCGRSSASATGTPRVPPATPACEHNPLMSTIESETVERRPTTPPPQPPSQQRQQLDDQQRPQQQRAEQQPQPAAVDEQQQQQQQEPRRRRRDIIEEFASIVKHKKHVRHRKPATANQQSKDISHLVDFKWTDQVTRRQPRSGSGDRPPSSHRATWCAVPNDGAEASPAVAQPYASTASQEVAKLKMLDKSYAEVLRRRKVLPSTSNRPQSHYQH